A window of the Coprobacter fastidiosus genome harbors these coding sequences:
- a CDS encoding helix-turn-helix domain-containing protein, whose translation MEEYVSMKNKKVKQFFARAEGLMGRLDELGRVCRPALGSERYLTNQQLSELLHLSRRTLQDYRDGGILPFYRLEGKILYRESDIERILTVNYNKPFD comes from the coding sequence ATGGAAGAGTATGTAAGTATGAAAAATAAAAAAGTGAAACAGTTCTTTGCAAGAGCAGAGGGTTTAATGGGCAGACTGGATGAACTGGGTAGGGTATGCCGTCCTGCTCTGGGAAGTGAACGGTATTTGACGAACCAACAGTTGTCGGAACTGCTGCATCTCAGTCGGAGGACATTGCAGGATTACCGGGACGGGGGAATACTTCCCTTTTACCGTCTCGAAGGGAAGATCCTGTACCGGGAGTCGGATATTGAAAGAATTCTTACGGTGAACTACAATAAACCTTTTGATTGA
- a CDS encoding plasmid mobilization protein, which yields MKENKKNGRPKIEAIRQKSRIVSTRLTADELILVTQRAEQAGVKLSRYAREMLLKGKIVQRITPEDAKTLRLLANEANNINQLAHKANAEGYEPMMKVNAYLAVKINDIIKRLSDDWKNNKRR from the coding sequence ATGAAGGAAAACAAGAAGAACGGACGTCCGAAAATTGAAGCTATCCGGCAAAAATCCCGGATAGTCTCTACACGCCTGACGGCAGACGAATTGATATTGGTAACGCAACGGGCGGAACAGGCGGGAGTAAAACTCAGCCGATATGCCAGAGAGATGCTTTTGAAAGGGAAGATCGTACAACGCATAACCCCCGAAGACGCAAAAACGTTACGTCTGCTTGCCAATGAAGCCAACAATATCAATCAGCTCGCACATAAAGCCAATGCCGAAGGCTACGAGCCGATGATGAAAGTAAACGCTTATCTGGCGGTGAAAATAAACGACATCATAAAACGACTCTCCGATGATTGGAAAAATAACAAAAGGCGGTAG
- a CDS encoding helix-turn-helix domain-containing protein gives MNVFMVEEKVIEKVAEQFRRLTDKVEEVCDVYRVKGAKEYLDNQDVCLRLNISKRTLQNYRNTGKLPFTRIGQKIYYRTRDIEKFLNEDKNLK, from the coding sequence ATGAATGTGTTTATGGTGGAAGAGAAGGTTATAGAAAAGGTTGCTGAACAGTTCAGACGGCTGACGGATAAGGTGGAGGAGGTTTGTGACGTGTATAGAGTGAAAGGCGCAAAGGAGTATCTGGATAATCAGGATGTATGTTTGCGGTTGAATATCAGCAAACGAACGTTACAGAATTACCGGAATACAGGGAAATTGCCCTTTACCCGGATCGGTCAGAAAATTTATTATCGGACAAGGGATATCGAGAAATTTTTAAACGAGGACAAAAATCTGAAATAA
- a CDS encoding relaxase/mobilization nuclease domain-containing protein: MIGKITKGGSFKGCVKYVLNKEKAELLAVSGVLMGDATTIAENFEAQQQLNPEIKKPVGHISLSYSLQDADRLTDRGIAQLAQEYMEEMGIGNTQFIIVRHNDTKHPHCHIVYNRIGNDGKVISDKNDFYRNGQVTKKLKEKYGLTFGKGKMQVNRNKLKEPDKTKYQIHRAVSAALVKSKNWDEFIKAVYKQGVKMQPKFKGNTKEIQGISFEKNGYSFKGSEIDRKFSFANLDKLIKQNAETNATRRVPVNYTSSGTLIQQTRYETRYTPPPVENIVQTFSNLLDGFFEPYYSPAPDDSLIRDMEWRVRMKKKKLGKRI, from the coding sequence ATGATTGGAAAAATAACAAAAGGCGGTAGTTTCAAAGGGTGCGTAAAATACGTGCTGAATAAAGAGAAAGCCGAACTGCTCGCAGTAAGCGGAGTATTGATGGGAGACGCAACCACGATAGCCGAAAACTTCGAAGCGCAGCAACAGTTAAACCCCGAAATAAAGAAACCCGTAGGACACATTTCGCTAAGTTACTCGCTACAGGATGCCGACCGCTTAACGGACCGGGGAATAGCCCAGCTGGCACAGGAATATATGGAAGAAATGGGAATCGGAAACACCCAGTTTATCATCGTACGGCACAACGACACCAAACACCCCCATTGCCATATCGTCTATAACCGCATCGGCAACGACGGAAAAGTGATCAGCGACAAGAACGACTTTTACCGCAACGGGCAGGTTACGAAAAAGCTGAAAGAGAAATACGGGCTGACTTTCGGAAAAGGAAAAATGCAAGTGAATCGAAACAAACTCAAAGAACCGGACAAGACAAAATACCAGATACACCGGGCGGTTTCAGCCGCACTGGTTAAGTCCAAAAACTGGGATGAGTTTATAAAGGCGGTTTACAAACAGGGAGTGAAAATGCAACCCAAGTTTAAAGGAAATACAAAAGAGATACAGGGAATCTCTTTCGAGAAAAACGGTTATTCTTTTAAGGGTTCGGAGATAGACCGGAAATTCAGTTTCGCCAATCTCGATAAACTAATTAAACAGAATGCGGAAACAAATGCGACCCGAAGAGTCCCGGTAAATTATACTTCTTCCGGTACTCTTATTCAACAGACCCGGTACGAGACCCGATATACCCCGCCACCTGTGGAAAACATCGTCCAAACTTTCTCGAATCTGCTCGACGGATTTTTCGAGCCTTATTACAGCCCTGCGCCGGATGATTCTCTAATTAGGGATATGGAATGGAGAGTGAGGATGAAAAAGAAGAAGCTGGGGAAGAGGATATAA